A stretch of Acropora muricata isolate sample 2 chromosome 7, ASM3666990v1, whole genome shotgun sequence DNA encodes these proteins:
- the LOC136922325 gene encoding tolloid-like protein 1, whose product MAKFLLASTVLFLFYQFSSASVCSFRGVTFLSLLNTTKSLTSPNYPSNYPPDAYCLWSLKRPSASYGVRLTFNSSYLYSSTCRREYVEIRDGDKFSTSTFIMKFCGTAIPPIIVSKYTYIFVKFVSNFSHSPSQRRYFSASFKAILKVSSPSQCSINSSYLHNNNLQLSNSSGGTLRSPSYPSNYPNNMMCTWTITAPRGLGLMLTFNYFRLESGPFSTHDYLEVRDGSSSTSKRKGTYSGTYAPNIVSSGRYLWIRFRSDSSFSYKGFDARYTIVTPSICSSNGVSFLSLSSTAKLLTSPNYPSNYPPYAYCLWSLKRPSASYGVRLTFNSSYLYSSTCRREYVEIRDGDKFSTSTFIMKFCGTSIPPIIVSKYTYIFVKFVSNFRHSPSQRRYFSASFKAILKVSSPSQCSINSSYLHNNNLQLSNSSGGTLRSPSYPSNYPNNMMCTWRITAPRGSRLRLTFNYFRLERGPCSTRDYLEVRDGSSSTSTKKGTYCGTYAPNIFSSGRYLWIRFRSDSSLSYKGFDARYTIVTAPSTSKTLVTTTSKTHVGTVVGVVVAILSSRL is encoded by the exons ATGGCGAAATTTCTTTTAGCTTCGACTG ttcttttcttgttttaccAGTTCTCGTCGGCGTCTG tttgtTCATTTAGGGGCGTAACCTTCCTTAGTTTGTTAAACACCACCAAGTCACTTACAAGTCCGAATTATCCCTCCAACTACCCACCAGACGCATATTGCCTTTGGAGTCTCAAGAGACCTTCAGCTTCATATGGAGTTCGACTTACCTTCAATTCATCTTACTTGTATTCAAGTACTTGCCGTCGTGAATATGTGGAAATTCGCGATGGAGACAAATTCTCCACAAGCACGTTTATTATGAAGTTTTGCGGCACTGCCATTCCACCTATAATAGTGTCAAAGTACACTTATATTTTCGTAAAGTTTGTCAGCAACTTCAGCCATAGCCCATCGCAGAGGCGATATTTCAGTGCTTCCTTTAAGGCTATTTTGAAAG TTAGCTCTCCATCTCAGTGCTCCATTAATAGTTCATATCTTCACAACAACAACCTGCAGCTAAGCAATTCCTCTGGTGGGACACTCAGAAGTCCCTCGTACCCATCCAACTATCCCAACAACATGATGTGCACATGGACGATCACAGCACCGAGAGGTTTGGGGCTTATGCTAACCTTCAACTACTTCAGGCTTGAAAGCGGCCCCTTCTCCACTCATGATTACTTGGAAGTGCGTGATGGATCATCTTCAACAAGTAAAAGGAAAGGAACGTATAGCGGAACTTATGCCCCGAATATTGTCTCAAGCGGTCGATACCTCTGGATCCGCTTTCGATCGGACTCGTCATTTAGCTATAAAGGATTTGATGCGCGATATACTATTGTTACTCCAAGCA tttgtTCCTCTAATGGCGTATCCTTCCTTAGTCTGTCATCCACCGCCAAGTTACTTACAAGTCCGAATTATCCCTCCAACTACCCACCATACGCATACTGCCTTTGGAGTCTCAAGAGACCTTCAGCTTCATATGGAGTTCGACTTACCTTCAATTCATCTTACTTGTATTCAAGTACTTGCCGTCGTGAATATGTGGAAATTCGCGATGGAGACAAATTCTCCACAAGCACGTTTATTATGAAGTTTTGCGGCACTTCCATTCCACCTATAATAGTGTCAAAGTACACTTATATTTTCGTAAAGTTTGTCAGCAACTTCCGCCATAGCCCATCGCAGAGGCGATATTTCAGTGCTTCCTTTAAGGCTATTTTGAAAG TTAGCTCTCCATCTCAGTGCTCCATTAATAGTTCATATCTTCACAACAACAACCTGCAGCTAAGCAATTCCTCTGGTGGGACACTCAGAAGTCCCTCGTACCCATCCAACTATCCCAACAACATGATGTGCACATGGAGGATCACAGCACCGAGAGGTTCGAGGCTTAGGCTAACCTTCAACTACTTCAGGCTTGAAAGAGGCCCCTGCTCCACTCGTGATTACTTGGAAGTGCGCGATGGATCATCTTCAACAAGTACAAAGAAAGGAACGTATTGCGGAACTTATGCCCCGAATATCTTCTCAAGCGGTCGATACCTCTGGATCCGCTTTCGATCTGACTCGTCATTAAGCTATAAAGGATTTGATGCGCGATATACTATTGTCACGGCTCCAAGCA CTAGCAAGACGCTCGTCACAACCACTAGCAAGACGCACGTCGGAACCGTTGTCGGTGTGGTTGTGGCCATATTGTCGTCGCGCTTGTGA
- the LOC136922319 gene encoding tolloid-like protein 1 has protein sequence MAKFLFASTVLFVFYQFSSASVCSSSGVSFLSLSHTTKSLTSPNYPYNYPPYANCFWKLKRPSASYGVRLTFNSFHLEARIANMCRDDYVEIWDGDTFSSSTYVGNICGSGIPPIIVSRYTYLFVKFISDFDHYPSRRYFSASFKAILKVSSTSQCAINSPYLHNNNLHLSSSSGGTLRSPSYPFDYPNNMMCTWRITAPSGSRLRLTFNYFTLESIPCSTRDYLEVRDGSSSTSARKGTYCGSNAPSITSSGRYLWIRFRSDFSFSYKGFDARYTIVTAPRICSSSGVSYLSLSYTTKSLTSPNYPSNYPPSANCFWSLKRPSTSCGVRLTFNSFYLEASSSCRDDYVEIWDGDTFSTSTFIGKFCGTRIPPIIVSRYTYIFVKFISDSDYYPSQRYFLASFKAVLKVSSTSQCSINSPFLYNNNLQLSSSSGGTLKSPSYPYNYPNNMMCTWRITAPSGSRLQLTFNYFRLESSPCSTRDYLEVRDGSSSTSTRKGTYCGSYAPSITSSGRYLWIRFRSDFSFSYKGFDARYTIVTAPRICSSSGVSYLSLSYTTKSLTSPNYPSNYPPSANCLWSLKRPSTSYGVRLTFNSFYLEASSSCRYDYVEIRDGDTFSTSTLIGKFCGTGIPPMIVSRYTYIFVKFISDSDYYPSRRYFSASFKAILKVSSTSQCSINSPFLYNNNLQLSSSSGGTLKSPSYPSNYPNNMMCTWRITAPSGSRLQLTFNYFRLESSPCSTRDYLEVRDGSSSTSARKGTYCGSNAPSITSSGRYLWIRFRSDFSFSYKGFDARYTIVTALSTSTTHTTTTTTSTTHVGTVVGVVVAAIVVPLAIIMAVIFFVKKKNRRVTSHSDSTTTAPCTVAMTPGAPNDNVGLRRLQCPPPGMQNSPPPSVSTAPPGSIVSVNVEYGAYIPPHRGMTVVELLLLTLRCN, from the exons ATGGCGAAATTTCTTTTTGCTTCGACTG TTCTTTTCGTGTTTTACCAGTTCTCGTCGGCGTCTG TTTGTTCCTCTTCTGGCGTATCCTTCCTTAGTCTGTCACACACCACCAAGTCACTTACAAGTCCGAATTATCCCTACAACTACCCACCATACGCAAATTGCTTTTGGAAGCTCAAGAGACCTTCAGCTTCATATGGAGTTCGACTTACCTTCAATTCATTTCACTTGGAGGCTAGAATTGCAAATATGTGCCGTGATGATTATGTGGAAATTTGGGATGGAGACACATTCTCCTCAAGCACGTATGTTGGAAATATTTGCGGCAGTGGAATTCCACCTATAATAGTGTCGAGGTACACTTATCTTTTCGTAAAGTTTATCAGCGACTTCGACCATTACCCATCACGAAGGTATTTCAGTGCTTCCTTTAAGGCCATTTTGAAAG TTAGCTCTACATCCCAGTGCGCCATTAATAGTCCATATCTTCACAACAACAACCTCCATCTAAGCAGTTCATCCGGTGGGACACTCAGAAGTCCCTCGTACCCATTCGACTATCCAAACAACATGATGTGCACATGGAGGATCACAGCACCGAGCGGTTCGAGGCTTAGGCTAACCTTCAACTACTTCACGCTTGAAAGCATCCCCTGCTCCACTCGTGATTACTTGGAAGTGCGCGATGGATCATCTTCAACAAGTGCAAGGAAAGGAACGTATTGCGGAAGTAACGCCCCAAGCATCACTTCAAGCGGTCGATACCTCTGGATCCGCTTTCGATCTGACTTTTCATTCAGCTATAAAGGATTTGATGCGCGATATACTATTGTCACGGCTCCAAGAA tttgtTCCTCTTCTGGTGTATCCTACCTTAGTCTGTCGTACACCACCAAGTCACTTACAAGTCCGAATTATCCCTCCAACTACCCACCATCCGCAAATTGCTTTTGGAGTCTCAAGAGACCTTCAACTTCATGCGGAGTACGACTTACCTTCAATTCATTTTACTTGGAGGCTTCAAGTAGTTGCCGTGATGATTATGTGGAAATTTGGGATGGAGACACATTCTCCACAAGCACGTTTATTGGAAAGTTTTGCGGCACCAGAATTCCACCTATAATAGTGTCGAGGTACACTTATATTTTCGTAAAGTTTATCAGCGATTCTGACTATTACCCATCGCAGAGGTATTTCCTCGCTTCCTTTAAGGCTGTTTTGAAAG TTAGCTCTACATCCCAGTGCTCCATTAATAGTCCATTTCTTTACAACAACAACCTGCAGCTAAGCAGCTCTTCCGGTGGAACACTCAAAAGTCCCTCGTACCCATACAACTATCCCAACAACATGATGTGCACATGGAGGATCACAGCACCGAGCGGTTCGAGGCTTCAACTAACCTTCAACTACTTCAGGCTTGAAAGCAGCCCCTGCTCCACTCGTGATTACTTGGAAGTGCGCGATGGATCATCTTCAACAAGTACAAGGAAAGGAACGTATTGCGGAAGTTACGCCCCAAGCATCACTTCAAGCGGTCGATACCTCTGGATCCGCTTTCGATCTGACTTTTCATTCAGCTATAAAGGATTTGATGCGCGATATACTATTGTCACGGCTCCAAGAA tttgtTCCTCTTCTGGTGTATCCTACCTTAGTCTGTCATACACCACCAAGTCACTTACAAGTCCGAATTATCCCTCCAACTACCCACCATCCGCAAATTGCTTATGGAGTCTCAAGAGACCTTCAACTTCATACGGAGTACGACTTACCTTCAATTCATTTTACTTGGAGGCTTCAAGTAGTTGCCGTTATGATTATGTGGAAATTCGGGATGGAGACACATTCTCCACAAGCACGTTGATCGGAAAGTTTTGCGGCACTGGAATTCCACCGATGATAGTGTCGAGGTACACTTATATTTTCGTAAAGTTTATCAGCGACTCCGACTATTACCCATCACGGAGGTATTTCAGTGCTTCCTTTAAGGCTATTTTGAAAG TTAGCTCTACATCCCAGTGCTCTATTAATAGTCCATTTCTTTACAACAACAACCTGCAGCTAAGCAGCTCTTCCGGTGGAACACTCAAAAGTCCCTCGTACCCATCCAACTATCCCAACAACATGATGTGCACATGGAGGATCACAGCACCGAGCGGTTCGAGGCTTCAACTAACCTTCAACTACTTCAGGCTTGAAAGCAGCCCCTGCTCCACTCGTGATTACTTGGAAGTGCGCGATGGATCATCTTCAACAAGTGCAAGGAAAGGAACGTATTGCGGAAGCAACGCCCCAAGCATCACTTCAAGCGGTCGATACCTCTGGATCCGCTTTCGATCTGACTTTTCATTCAGCTATAAAGGATTTGATGCGCGATATACTATTGTCACGGCTCTAAGCA CTAGCACGACGCACACCACAACCACAACCACTAGCACGACGCACGTCGGAACCGTAGTCGGTGTGGTTGTGGCGGCCATTGTCGTCCCGCTTGCGATAATAATGGCTGTTATCTTTTTTgtgaagaagaagaacagaAGGGTTACAAGTCATAGTGATTCCACCACGACTGCACCTTGTACAGTGGCAATGACTCCAGGAGCCCCTAATGACAATGTTGGGCTGAGGCGTCTGCAATGCCCACCGCCTGGAATGCAAAATAGCCCACCGCCATCAGTCAGTACCGCCCCACCTGGTTCTATCGTTTCAGTGAACGTCGAATATGGTGCATATATCCCACCCCACAGGGGAATGACAGTTGTAGAACTCCTCCTCCTAACCCTTCGTTGTAACTAG